GAAAATGTGGCCACCGGCGCATCATTGGAAACCACGGTCACGGTGCCTTCCGCCGTATCCGTTTCTCCAAAAGTGTCTCTCACTTCAACCCTCACGGTATAAGTCCCGGGGTCCGAATATTGATGTTGCGCGGTTTTGGTGGTGGAAAAACTGGTGTCATAGTCGCCGTCGCCTTCAAAATCCCAACGCACTTGGAGGTCGCTGGAGGGATCTTCTTCATCTTTACACCCGGCAGCATTGAAGGTGAACGTGGTCCCGGTAGTGCCCATGGTTTTATCCGTCAATCCGCTGTCGGAGGTGATGGAAAAATCCGCCTCCGGAGCAAGGTTGCTCCCGCTGATCGTGATCGTGGTCGAGACTTGATCCGTGTATCCATCGCTGTCGCGCACCTCAAGCGAGACGGTATAAGTACCTGCGATTGCGTATTTGTAAGTGGGGTTTGTTTCATCGCCCCATGCGATTTCAAATGTGCCATCGCCATCAAGGTCCCAGCGATATTCGATGTCAAAATGATCTTGATTGTCGAACGAATGGGAGCCGTCAAAATAAAACGTGGTGCTTGGTACGCCACTCGAAGGATAAACATCGATGGTGGCTTGAGGCTCGCCACTGGAGGTCACATAAACATAGGAAACATCATTGGGATCGTCATCGTCATAACCCGTCACGGTCAAGGTATCGCCGTCCGGACTCAAGACTTCCAAAATCGAATTGAAATAACCGGTTTCGGAATACGTGTGATACGCGGTAAACGAGGAAGAATAATCGGTATCAAACGTTCCATCCCCGTCAAAATCCCAACGCACTTGATATTCGCTTTGGGGGACTGAGGCTTTTGTGGAAATATCAGCTGAAAATTGAAATTCAGTGGACGTGTCTCCGGACGTGGGACTGACATCAAACCATCCGTCAAAAATGGCTTCTTCATAAACTGTTAAATAACCGTAGGTGCGATCCGTTCGACCGTCTTCATCGCGCACTTCGAGGGCCACGGTTTTGTCACCGGCCGCGGTGTATTGATGGGTCGCCATTTCATCATTGGACCATTCCCCGAATTCGCCGCCGGAATAATCAAAATTCCAACGGTATTCGAGGGTATTGGAAAATCCGCGCTGATCATAAGAATTCGAAGCGTCAAACGTAAACGTGGAACTGAGAGATCCACTGCTGGGAGAAAGATAAAAAGAAGCGGTGGGGTCGAGATCTGCGGCGTGAAGGAGGCCGATGGAGGTGCTCAATAAAAGAAGAGGGAGGAGAAAAATTAAACTTAATTTATAGGCGAGTGGGAAGGAAGTGTTTGAGGGCAATTCCGCAGCGCCAATCGGCTTGGTTTCGTCGGAACGAAGTGAAGACGAACGATTGGCGCGAGGCATAGCGGCCATTTTTCGCAGGAAAAAATGGACCGTGGTGCCCGAAAATACTTTCTTCACGCTCGCTCGTATGAATTTATTTTTACTTCCCATAAAACTCTTGAATTGAAGAAATAAGTTGATCCAACGGGACCACGCGATTTTCCTTAGACGAACGCTCTTTCCATTCCGCGCCACCTTGTTCCAAAGAGCGGGGACTGACCAAAACACGAATCGGAAGACCGATCAAATCCGCATCATTCAACTTTTCTCCGGTGCGAAGATCGCGGTCATCGTACAAAACCTCAATCCCGGCCTTGAGCAACGATTCATACAATTCATTGGTTTGTTGAATCACTTTTTCATCCAATCCCAAACTGAGCAAATGAACCTGGTATGGAGTCACGGATTTTGGCCAAAGGATGCCTTTTTCATCGTGATGGACCTCCACGATCGTGGCCAGGGTGCGGCCCACGCCAATGCCGTAACAGCCCATATAATAAGGTTTCACTTGCCCATCTTGATCCGTGAAAACGGCCCGTGCCATTTTGGTGGAATAATGCGTGCCAAGTTGAAAAATATTTCCCACTTCAATGCCGCGCCCTTCGAGCAAAGGTTCATCGCTTTCGGTCTTGGCCTCAGCCGGAGGCAAGGCAATGTCCGCCATCACATCCACTTCAAAATCGCGACCGTAATTCACATTGAGCGTGTCCATTTGAGGTTCGTCCGCGCCGGTGTAAAAATTGTGTACCGTCTTGAGTGAAAAATCGCCGACTTTTTTCAGCTTGAGTTTGAGAGGGGAGACAAACCCCACCACACTTCCGAGGGCTTTGATTTCTTCCGGGGTCGCGGAACGCAAATCATACGCATTCAATACTTTTTTTAATTTTGCTTCATTGACATCCAGATCTCCGCGCACAGAGACCAGAATGGTCTCTCCCCCATCTACTACAAATACAATCGTCTTTATTTGCCTCCACGCGGGTTCGCCGTAAAGCTTAACACCATCTTGAATGGTCGGGCCGCGAGGGGCTTTTTGAATTTTGAGCGGAAGCTTTTCTTCTTTGGGATTCATGATCTCGCGTTTGAAAAGCGCGACTTCCTCATGCGCCGCATACGAGCGATCTTTGGTCATGAGAAAGCGACTTTCTCCCACCGGGGATTCCACCACAAATTCATGACAATATTCACCGCCAATGTAGCCGTTGTCCGCCTCGATCGGAATCGCATTCAACCCCACGCGACTGAAAATCTTTTCATACGTGTGCCACATGGATTGATATTCTTTTTTAAAATCCTCGGCATCGCGATGAAACGAATACGCATCTTTCATCAAAAATTCTCGCACGCGGAGCAATCCGCCACGCGCCCGTTTTTCATCACGGAATTTTTGAGAAAATTGATAGATATTAAAAGGAAGGTCTTTGTAGCTCAAGTTGAATTTGCGAACCACGTCGACCATCATTTCTTCGGCCGTGCCACCCAACGCAAACTTGGCGCCGCGCTGATCCGCAATGGTCATGAGCTCAAACCCCACGCTGTTGGTGCGATTGGTTTCTTCCCACAATTCGAGGGGATGAAGCACCGGAGTGATCATTTTTTGAGCGCCGGCCCGATCCATTTCTTCTTCAATAATACTCACGATTTTGTCTTGGACGCGGATACCCAACGGCAAAAAATAATAGCGCCCTGCCGTGGATTCTCGAATAAATCCGCCTTGATAAAGGAGTTTGTGGCTCGCGAGTTTGATGTCTTGAGATGTTTCTTTAACCGTTTTTCCGAACATTTTTGAGAGACGCATAGAATGAAGAAAATTAGGAATTATCTATCTTGATTTCGATGTTTTCCAAAACCGAAGGAATGGTGGGCGCCCATAGAGGCCAGCACGAGATATCCACTTTATTGACTTCGGAAAGATTTTGGATGTAGTTCTCGGCTTCTTTGATGGGTTTCCCCGCGATGTGTTCTTTGATTTTTTTGACCAAAGCCGCCCCGGTTTCGGTCTCGGGGTCGAGGTTGTAAGCTTCAATGCCTTTCATGGTCGCTGTGAATCGAATCAATCCATTGGTTTGGTTTACTTCAAATACTTCATAAGTCACTGAATTTTCATCCAATTTGATGAGATTTTTATCCGGGCTCTTTTTTGCTTCCAACGCAGTTTTCATTTCAGTTAAAAATTCATCATAGGAGAAAGCATAGCCGGAAACCGTGATACTCCCCTTGACCTCAAATTGATCCTGAAGCGCATCCACAAGATTGGCCGGTACGGAAATTGATGGGTCGGAAAGCGTGAGTGCCCCGTAGCCTTTTAAGGAAGTCAGGTTGGTGGCATTGAGCGTGTTGCGTCGCGTGATTTCTTCATCCAGTTTGGCTTCGGCTGAATTTTCCAATTGAGCCGTGAGTAAAAGTTGCGCGGCATCGATATCCGCTTGACTCACTTTAAGTGTTACAAGCGAAGAACCTCCGGTCATGGGAGCGTTGCTTCGAGCGTAGAGCTGTTTTTGGCTTTCTTCACGAAGCCCGGGGAGAACAAAAGAACTCGCTTCAATATTTCCACGTTCGCCGATGACGCGATTGTATGCATCGGTTTCATCGGCCACAACTTGCACATCAACGGTCCCAAATCCGGCAGAGGTTGCCGCAGGCACGCGCACCGCGGATTGAGTGCGGAACACGAGTCCGTCTTCGGTTTGAAGACGAGTGAAGGCGACCAAATCCCACGGCGTTTCACGTTCATTGATGACCGTGACCGTGCCCGAGGCA
The genomic region above belongs to Candidatus Gracilibacteria bacterium and contains:
- a CDS encoding PKD domain-containing protein, translated to MGSKNKFIRASVKKVFSGTTVHFFLRKMAAMPRANRSSSLRSDETKPIGAAELPSNTSFPLAYKLSLIFLLPLLLLSTSIGLLHAADLDPTASFYLSPSSGSLSSTFTFDASNSYDQRGFSNTLEYRWNFDYSGGEFGEWSNDEMATHQYTAAGDKTVALEVRDEDGRTDRTYGYLTVYEEAIFDGWFDVSPTSGDTSTEFQFSADISTKASVPQSEYQVRWDFDGDGTFDTDYSSSFTAYHTYSETGYFNSILEVLSPDGDTLTVTGYDDDDPNDVSYVYVTSSGEPQATIDVYPSSGVPSTTFYFDGSHSFDNQDHFDIEYRWDLDGDGTFEIAWGDETNPTYKYAIAGTYTVSLEVRDSDGYTDQVSTTITISGSNLAPEADFSITSDSGLTDKTMGTTGTTFTFNAAGCKDEEDPSSDLQVRWDFEGDGDYDTSFSTTKTAQHQYSDPGTYTVRVEVRDTFGETDTAEGTVTVVSNDAPVATFSVSPLSGTPGTTFDFDASDVSDSQDKTTYLQVRWDFDGDGDYDTSFDTDKTTSHQYDDPGTYIVTMQVKDTDSFTNEAEATITVYDSTAPHAILNVDVQNGTFSTAFHFDGSGSYDGETDSEDLYFRWDTDYTGENDIIYTTSWSHDSTQTVYFDQTGNVTVRLEVKDAEGQISTSSSTVSLHWASEYMDYLKDNGVIRGYENGDLAPDQYVTRAELLKMAMKGADISTSGLSYTVYFSDIAKTDWFYSYVEKASDLGLVEGYADGTFKPNNSINRAEATKIIIETFGADLESYVSGTFPDVSTSQWFANYVGTAFFYGLVNGQADGFFRPDWNMTRGEASKIIALAMQGALGKKTGRGTIVF
- a CDS encoding proline--tRNA ligase, whose amino-acid sequence is MRLSKMFGKTVKETSQDIKLASHKLLYQGGFIRESTAGRYYFLPLGIRVQDKIVSIIEEEMDRAGAQKMITPVLHPLELWEETNRTNSVGFELMTIADQRGAKFALGGTAEEMMVDVVRKFNLSYKDLPFNIYQFSQKFRDEKRARGGLLRVREFLMKDAYSFHRDAEDFKKEYQSMWHTYEKIFSRVGLNAIPIEADNGYIGGEYCHEFVVESPVGESRFLMTKDRSYAAHEEVALFKREIMNPKEEKLPLKIQKAPRGPTIQDGVKLYGEPAWRQIKTIVFVVDGGETILVSVRGDLDVNEAKLKKVLNAYDLRSATPEEIKALGSVVGFVSPLKLKLKKVGDFSLKTVHNFYTGADEPQMDTLNVNYGRDFEVDVMADIALPPAEAKTESDEPLLEGRGIEVGNIFQLGTHYSTKMARAVFTDQDGQVKPYYMGCYGIGVGRTLATIVEVHHDEKGILWPKSVTPYQVHLLSLGLDEKVIQQTNELYESLLKAGIEVLYDDRDLRTGEKLNDADLIGLPIRVLVSPRSLEQGGAEWKERSSKENRVVPLDQLISSIQEFYGK